A single region of the Syntrophotaleaceae bacterium genome encodes:
- a CDS encoding iron ABC transporter permease, whose product MNDVSAKPSVRTRRLSGVISLLIAGGILLAGMFLSIRLGPWSIGLQDILDVLSTRIFGGGGQIDAAAESIIWYGRLPRTVTGALVGFALGWAGTIMQGIFKNPMASPGIIGTSSGAALGAVTAIYFGLAAGNIYAVPSFAVLFAFISMVIVLLVATTGGLTSRYTLLLGGIALNAIFTAMTSVVIVLSTDQFEMARKIVGWLMGDLTNRSWEHVQIVLIITLIGSLLSLLFARDLNIMMLSEEIASNLGVNVILSRNILLFIAAMLTGGAIAVAGAIGFVGLIAPHVMRSFVGSDNRMLMPAAGLLGGALVIYSDCIVRMWGGDGLRIGVLTALLGGPFFLYLIVRDRRKHVYF is encoded by the coding sequence ATGAATGACGTTTCCGCAAAACCTTCTGTGCGCACGAGGCGTCTGTCCGGCGTCATCTCTCTGCTCATTGCCGGGGGCATCCTGCTTGCGGGCATGTTTCTGTCCATCCGCCTCGGCCCCTGGTCTATCGGTCTGCAGGATATCCTGGACGTGCTCTCGACAAGGATCTTCGGCGGCGGAGGCCAGATCGACGCGGCAGCCGAATCGATCATCTGGTACGGCCGGCTGCCGCGCACGGTGACGGGAGCCCTGGTCGGTTTCGCCCTGGGCTGGGCCGGCACCATCATGCAGGGCATTTTCAAGAACCCCATGGCCAGCCCGGGCATTATCGGCACCAGTTCGGGAGCCGCCCTCGGGGCGGTAACGGCCATCTACTTCGGTCTGGCGGCCGGCAATATCTACGCCGTCCCGTCTTTTGCCGTGCTGTTCGCCTTCATCTCCATGGTCATCGTGCTGCTCGTGGCCACCACCGGCGGGTTGACCTCCCGCTACACCCTGCTGCTGGGCGGCATAGCCCTGAATGCCATCTTCACTGCCATGACTTCGGTTGTGATCGTCCTGTCCACGGATCAGTTCGAAATGGCCCGCAAGATCGTCGGCTGGCTCATGGGCGATCTGACCAACCGCTCCTGGGAGCATGTGCAGATCGTCCTGATCATCACCCTGATCGGCTCGCTGCTGTCCCTCTTGTTCGCCCGGGACCTTAACATCATGATGCTCAGCGAGGAGATCGCCTCCAATCTCGGCGTCAACGTCATCCTGTCCCGCAACATCCTGCTCTTCATCGCCGCGATGCTCACCGGGGGGGCTATCGCCGTTGCCGGAGCCATCGGCTTCGTCGGCCTGATCGCCCCTCATGTGATGCGCAGCTTCGTCGGTTCCGACAACCGCATGCTGATGCCCGCCGCCGGCCTGCTGGGGGGGGCGCTGGTGATCTATTCGGACTGCATTGTACGGATGTGGGGCGGAGACGGCCTGCGCATCGGCGTTTTGACGGCCCTGCTGGGGGGGCCTTTCTTTCTCTACCTGATCGTTCGGGACCGGAGGAAGCATGTCTATTTTTAA
- a CDS encoding ABC transporter substrate-binding protein, giving the protein MSTWMNPQRAMASPFSFINSRPRLHLLLILLAAAFAFCLLLMPGLLSPAAAGERSRGPRSFPLEMDSLMAALTNIPDIPTQGPDPFPRTVRYRYIEYDIAGDSLREETRSVTLSRRPKRIIPQAIGITEILWAIAPHQRIVTVHESCKNPKFSFIAGLIPDGMPTFGTADAEIVIGSRPDLVLTTYYSDENFLHQLRRAGMPMVQLGFFDDLDSIQEQILLIGRLIGEEPAARRLTAVMDEKIRTIRSFAEARRGEKPLKVLYYDNMGYVAGRNSTFDSLCQLLGVVNVASANGVRYFKQVDYETLLKWDPDMIIVPEESSFDQQLYSEKILASAKAVKNRNIRRIPSVYLLSASQYLVASANYMAGLLYE; this is encoded by the coding sequence ATGTCGACGTGGATGAATCCGCAACGAGCCATGGCATCTCCCTTCTCTTTCATAAATAGCCGGCCGCGGCTGCACCTGCTGCTGATCCTTCTGGCGGCAGCCTTCGCCTTCTGCCTGCTGTTGATGCCGGGCCTGCTTTCGCCGGCAGCGGCCGGAGAGCGCAGCCGGGGCCCACGGTCTTTTCCCCTGGAGATGGACAGTCTGATGGCGGCCCTGACCAATATTCCGGATATCCCGACCCAAGGGCCGGATCCATTTCCTCGCACGGTTCGCTATCGCTACATCGAATACGATATCGCCGGCGACAGCCTGCGGGAGGAGACCCGATCCGTGACTCTGTCCAGGCGGCCAAAACGGATCATCCCCCAGGCGATCGGCATTACCGAGATCCTTTGGGCCATCGCTCCCCATCAAAGGATCGTCACGGTGCATGAAAGCTGTAAAAATCCGAAGTTTTCCTTCATCGCCGGCCTGATACCGGACGGCATGCCGACTTTCGGTACAGCGGATGCGGAGATCGTCATCGGCTCTCGTCCGGACCTGGTCCTGACCACCTACTATTCCGATGAAAACTTTCTGCATCAGCTCAGAAGAGCCGGAATGCCGATGGTCCAGCTCGGTTTCTTCGACGATCTGGATTCCATCCAGGAGCAGATCCTGCTCATCGGCCGGTTGATCGGCGAAGAACCCGCCGCCCGGCGCTTGACGGCGGTGATGGACGAAAAGATCAGGACCATCCGCAGTTTTGCCGAGGCCCGCCGGGGGGAGAAACCCCTGAAGGTGCTCTACTACGACAACATGGGGTATGTGGCCGGCCGGAACAGCACCTTCGATTCCCTCTGTCAGCTGCTCGGAGTGGTCAATGTCGCTTCCGCCAACGGCGTGCGGTATTTCAAGCAGGTCGATTACGAAACCCTTCTCAAATGGGATCCGGACATGATCATCGTTCCCGAGGAGAGCTCCTTCGACCAGCAGCTCTACAGCGAAAAAATCCTGGCCTCGGCCAAGGCCGTCAAAAACAGGAACATCCGCAGGATTCCGAGCGTCTACCTGCTCAGCGCGTCCCAGTATCTGGTCGCGAGCGCCAATTACATGGCCGGTCTGCTGTATGAATGA
- a CDS encoding ABC transporter ATP-binding protein → MSDQPLLQLRQLHFDIAGKEILRDITCSFSAGRIHGIIGPNGSGKSSLLKNLCRIWQPRSGQVLIEGRDYRKLSRKSLSRFLTLVQQETRVDFSIRVLDFVAMGRHPHLNRMQWLRQRDLDIVEESLAMTGTEIFRERLINELSGGEGQLVNIARALATEAPVILLDEPISALDIRHKLDILELLAALRGNGKTILICIHDLDLARRYCDTITMLRDGAVFFQGTTSDAFSPERIKEVFDVDVDESATSHGISLLFHK, encoded by the coding sequence ATGAGTGACCAGCCCCTGCTGCAACTGCGGCAGCTTCATTTCGACATTGCCGGAAAAGAGATCCTGCGGGACATCACCTGCAGCTTTTCCGCAGGCCGCATTCACGGCATCATCGGCCCCAACGGCAGCGGCAAATCGAGCCTGCTGAAAAATCTCTGCCGCATCTGGCAGCCGCGATCGGGACAGGTGCTGATCGAAGGCAGGGACTACCGGAAGCTCTCCCGCAAGTCGCTGAGCCGCTTTCTGACCCTGGTCCAGCAGGAGACGCGAGTCGATTTTTCCATAAGGGTTCTCGATTTCGTCGCCATGGGCCGCCACCCCCATCTCAACCGAATGCAGTGGCTGCGGCAGCGGGACCTCGACATCGTCGAGGAGTCCCTGGCCATGACCGGAACTGAGATATTCAGGGAGCGGCTCATCAACGAACTCTCCGGCGGCGAGGGCCAACTGGTCAACATCGCCCGGGCCCTGGCCACCGAGGCCCCCGTCATCCTGCTGGACGAGCCGATCAGCGCCCTCGACATCCGGCACAAGCTGGATATTCTGGAGCTGCTGGCCGCCCTGCGCGGCAACGGCAAAACGATCCTGATCTGTATTCACGACCTGGACCTGGCACGGCGCTACTGCGATACCATCACCATGCTGAGAGACGGCGCGGTCTTTTTTCAGGGCACCACCAGCGACGCATTTTCACCCGAGCGGATCAAGGAGGTTTTCGATGTCGACGTGGATGAATCCGCAACGAGCCATGGCATCTCCCTTCTCTTTCATAAATAG
- a CDS encoding sirohydrochlorin cobaltochelatase produces the protein MKDESSDIRPPAAIVLAAFGTASEEGRTVFDYILARARRRYPRHRVLLAFTSRTVVDGLKGRGIDCLHLSDVPAQLTFLGYRQAAFQPLLILPGLQDDTIRRMPMDDLQTACGLPLLSGPDDLDAVLAALTAEIIPGQQTVFVLHGSTHSPEMEKAWFDLTEALERRFPGSVACMIEGDGPEKFNRLGEQNRVHFVPMTLTAGKHMEKDVLGDDFDSWKNRIGASRVTCAPPLGCNSAILDIFFRHLDQALASLILREAKQE, from the coding sequence TTGAAGGATGAATCATCCGACATCAGGCCGCCGGCGGCTATCGTTCTGGCGGCTTTCGGCACGGCTTCCGAGGAGGGCCGGACCGTTTTCGATTATATCCTGGCAAGGGCCCGCAGGCGCTACCCCCGTCACAGGGTACTCCTTGCCTTCACCTCCCGCACAGTGGTTGATGGTCTGAAGGGCCGGGGGATAGATTGTCTTCACCTGTCGGATGTCCCGGCACAACTGACCTTCCTGGGGTATCGGCAGGCCGCCTTCCAACCCCTCCTGATCCTGCCGGGATTGCAAGACGACACCATCAGGCGGATGCCGATGGATGATCTACAAACAGCCTGCGGACTGCCCCTGCTGTCGGGGCCGGACGATCTGGACGCCGTGCTGGCGGCGCTCACCGCGGAGATCATCCCCGGACAGCAGACGGTTTTCGTCCTGCACGGCTCCACCCATTCCCCTGAAATGGAAAAGGCCTGGTTCGACCTGACCGAGGCCCTGGAAAGACGCTTTCCCGGATCGGTTGCCTGCATGATCGAAGGAGATGGGCCGGAAAAGTTCAATCGCCTTGGAGAACAGAACCGGGTGCATTTTGTTCCGATGACCCTCACCGCCGGAAAACATATGGAAAAAGATGTGCTGGGCGACGATTTTGATTCCTGGAAAAACCGGATCGGAGCAAGCCGGGTGACCTGCGCTCCCCCGCTGGGCTGCAACAGCGCCATTCTCGATATTTTTTTCCGGCATCTGGACCAGGCTCTGGCCTCGTTAATCTTGCGGGAAGCGAAGCAGGAATGA
- the eutB gene encoding ethanolamine ammonia-lyase subunit EutB: MRKRSRILIVAVAGLAGIFLAGIAGAVTVRDIKPGEDVFAYVQRTAGKFDQTLYRQVIGAASAFKEGDEAIGVAADNEASRENARQLLANTRIKDLIEKPLFVDNQYKLISDTTDQAQYAKIKDWTMGELKNFVLTKPEAEIKSIMDGLHSDIIGNLVKLMSNEELIRVGQTVFNPLPGSKIGAKGYMSARIQPNSPTDNPEDIVWQVFNGYSFAVGDLVVGTNPVDSDPKSVESIELALKDVMQTFDVDKYNPWCVLSHIDIQAEVEKNNPGSTAIWFQSLAGVDSANKVFDISIDKMMNYAKMRTGKYALYHETGQGADFTNGQAQGFDMVVHESRKYGFARALKQQVAAVQKQGQGAWLHVNDVAGFIGPEVFKTREQLVRVCLEDIAMGKLHGLCLGLDICSTLHMPVTLDDLDWCQNQIAPANPPYLMALPTKNDPMLSYLTTAFQDHVRLREKFGYKVDDGMWNFFKKIQVIDKDGKPTKHFGDPVWVYYQYRLAKGDKRSQKEIYAEGQEAVKRVQDRGVDLAIGYGENIWDLEPALNRRIHALYDDAKVSLWTEFTPEFMASIPDAVILQTTSADREDYVAHPVTGESFSEASVTTLEKLRDSWGEQVPDVQIVISDGLNAKAIMDEGHLMPYLNTLRAELKKAGISVAKKNLVVVSGRVRAGYRAGDVLFSRTPGPRPKAVVHIIGERPGTMHHAYSVYISKEPPATWAKDGSVDHDVTKVISGIADTGVPPERAAKFTVRLLQSM, from the coding sequence ATGCGTAAAAGAAGTAGGATCCTTATCGTTGCCGTCGCCGGCCTGGCGGGAATCTTTCTCGCCGGCATCGCCGGAGCGGTGACAGTTCGGGACATCAAACCGGGAGAGGACGTTTTCGCCTATGTGCAGAGAACCGCCGGAAAGTTCGACCAGACCCTCTACCGGCAGGTGATCGGGGCGGCCAGCGCCTTCAAGGAAGGGGACGAGGCGATCGGAGTGGCGGCGGATAACGAGGCCTCGCGGGAGAATGCCCGCCAGCTGCTGGCCAACACCAGGATCAAAGACCTGATCGAAAAGCCGCTGTTTGTCGATAACCAGTACAAACTCATCAGCGACACCACCGATCAGGCCCAGTACGCCAAGATCAAAGACTGGACCATGGGCGAGCTGAAAAATTTCGTCCTGACCAAACCGGAAGCTGAAATCAAGTCGATCATGGACGGTCTGCACAGCGACATCATCGGCAACCTGGTCAAACTGATGTCCAACGAGGAACTGATCCGGGTCGGTCAGACGGTGTTCAACCCGCTGCCAGGATCGAAAATCGGCGCCAAAGGCTATATGAGCGCACGCATTCAGCCCAACTCGCCAACGGACAATCCCGAAGACATAGTCTGGCAGGTCTTCAACGGCTATTCCTTTGCGGTCGGCGACCTGGTGGTGGGCACCAATCCGGTCGACAGCGATCCGAAAAGCGTCGAAAGCATCGAGCTGGCGCTCAAAGACGTCATGCAGACTTTCGACGTCGACAAGTACAACCCCTGGTGCGTGCTGTCCCATATCGATATCCAGGCGGAGGTCGAAAAGAACAACCCCGGCTCCACGGCCATCTGGTTCCAGAGTCTGGCCGGTGTCGACAGTGCCAACAAGGTGTTCGACATCAGCATCGACAAAATGATGAACTATGCCAAGATGCGGACCGGCAAGTACGCCCTCTATCATGAAACCGGACAGGGGGCCGACTTCACCAACGGTCAGGCCCAGGGCTTCGACATGGTGGTTCACGAATCCCGCAAATACGGCTTCGCCCGTGCCCTCAAGCAGCAGGTGGCGGCCGTCCAGAAGCAGGGCCAAGGTGCGTGGCTGCACGTCAACGACGTGGCCGGCTTCATCGGGCCGGAGGTCTTCAAAACCCGCGAGCAGCTGGTACGGGTCTGCCTCGAGGATATCGCCATGGGCAAACTGCACGGACTCTGCCTCGGTCTGGATATCTGCTCCACCCTGCACATGCCGGTCACTCTCGACGACCTCGACTGGTGCCAGAACCAGATCGCACCGGCCAATCCCCCCTACCTGATGGCCCTGCCGACCAAGAACGATCCGATGCTCAGCTACCTGACCACTGCCTTCCAGGACCATGTCCGTCTGCGGGAAAAGTTCGGCTACAAGGTCGACGACGGAATGTGGAATTTCTTCAAGAAGATCCAGGTCATCGACAAGGATGGAAAACCGACCAAGCATTTCGGCGATCCGGTCTGGGTCTATTATCAGTATCGCCTCGCCAAGGGCGACAAGCGCTCGCAGAAAGAGATCTATGCCGAAGGCCAGGAAGCGGTGAAACGGGTCCAGGACCGGGGCGTCGATCTGGCGATCGGCTACGGCGAAAACATCTGGGATTTGGAGCCCGCACTGAACCGGCGGATTCATGCCCTGTATGACGATGCCAAAGTGAGCCTGTGGACTGAGTTCACTCCGGAATTCATGGCCTCCATTCCCGACGCGGTTATCCTCCAGACCACATCGGCGGATCGCGAGGATTACGTGGCGCACCCGGTCACCGGAGAAAGCTTCAGCGAAGCTTCGGTGACCACCCTGGAAAAACTGCGGGACAGCTGGGGCGAGCAGGTACCGGACGTGCAGATCGTGATTTCCGACGGCCTCAACGCCAAGGCGATCATGGACGAAGGGCATCTGATGCCGTACCTGAATACCCTCCGGGCCGAATTGAAGAAAGCCGGCATCTCCGTTGCCAAGAAGAACCTGGTGGTCGTCAGCGGCCGGGTTCGCGCCGGTTACCGCGCCGGTGACGTGCTGTTCAGCCGAACCCCCGGCCCTCGCCCGAAGGCCGTTGTTCACATCATCGGCGAGCGCCCTGGAACCATGCATCACGCCTATTCGGTCTACATCAGCAAGGAGCCGCCGGCAACCTGGGCCAAGGACGGGTCGGTAGACCACGACGTGACCAAGGTCATCTCCGGCATTGCCGATACCGGCGTGCCTCCGGAAAGGGCGGCAAAATTTACTGTAAGACTGCTGCAGTCGATGTAA
- a CDS encoding ABC transporter substrate-binding protein gives MKADRNIMMKNVSLAVTLGAVLLALLFTAGCKRKEEPAAAGPEILRITCWAGYAKPYEAAFKEMIKAKHGIDVELQIFNPTDQDEFFLAVKNNTADLISPPIELPKIPRFFSYQEGSQYLQPVDVKNIPNLTKMMPVFANDQTPFHNDVRYGVPYNCGPYGLAYNRDKVAAAPESWNVLWDPQYAGQYTINNNFPKVNVWISALALGYGYEEIFDINKLDRAKVQEKLNALAKNAKSLWDGAANPDEFPELSLATTWGFAAQQANLKGGNWRLATPKEGGTAWIDAWYIGAGAQGMTKTLAEEWINFMLDEERQADVVKSQGVSPVIAEVGDRLSPQEKEMFHVGNEEYFRSVALWRVLSEETETAFNEMWEEAKKTRE, from the coding sequence ATGAAAGCAGACAGGAACATCATGATGAAAAACGTATCGCTCGCCGTCACCCTCGGCGCGGTCCTTCTGGCGCTTCTGTTCACAGCTGGCTGCAAACGGAAGGAGGAACCGGCGGCGGCCGGGCCCGAAATTTTGCGCATCACCTGCTGGGCCGGCTATGCCAAGCCTTACGAGGCGGCCTTCAAGGAGATGATCAAGGCCAAGCACGGAATCGATGTGGAGCTGCAGATCTTCAATCCCACCGATCAGGATGAATTCTTTCTGGCGGTGAAGAACAACACCGCGGACCTTATCTCGCCGCCCATCGAACTACCCAAGATTCCACGCTTCTTCTCCTACCAGGAGGGCAGCCAGTATCTTCAGCCGGTCGATGTGAAGAACATTCCCAACCTCACGAAAATGATGCCGGTGTTCGCCAACGACCAGACCCCTTTCCACAACGACGTGCGCTACGGCGTGCCTTACAACTGCGGCCCCTACGGACTGGCCTACAACCGGGACAAGGTCGCGGCCGCTCCCGAGAGCTGGAACGTGCTTTGGGACCCGCAGTATGCCGGCCAGTACACCATCAACAACAACTTCCCGAAGGTCAATGTCTGGATATCCGCCCTGGCCCTCGGCTACGGCTACGAAGAGATCTTCGACATCAACAAACTCGACCGCGCCAAGGTCCAGGAAAAACTCAACGCCCTGGCCAAAAATGCCAAAAGCCTGTGGGACGGAGCGGCCAATCCCGATGAATTCCCCGAATTGTCCCTCGCCACCACCTGGGGCTTCGCCGCCCAGCAGGCCAACCTGAAGGGGGGCAACTGGCGTCTGGCCACTCCTAAAGAAGGGGGCACCGCCTGGATCGATGCCTGGTATATCGGTGCCGGCGCCCAGGGGATGACCAAAACCCTGGCCGAAGAGTGGATCAATTTCATGCTGGACGAGGAACGCCAGGCCGACGTAGTCAAGTCCCAGGGGGTCTCGCCGGTCATCGCCGAAGTCGGCGACCGGCTCAGCCCCCAGGAAAAAGAGATGTTCCATGTGGGCAATGAGGAATACTTCCGCTCCGTCGCGCTCTGGCGGGTCTTGTCGGAAGAGACCGAAACGGCCTTTAACGAGATGTGGGAAGAAGCGAAAAAGACCCGGGAGTAA
- a CDS encoding TorF family putative porin, with protein sequence MKKAGLALVAALILGCTLAAPTQAAIEVEGDVYVGLWDKYLWRGFDLSDGRPTIQGGIDLSMGNWTLSTWHNWQLSSGPTKSSGELNETDIILTYGFDVGEMVSMSIGNIWYSLDNEEFGVSEDTNELFVTATLNTMLSPNLKISWDWDAAEEDGLFYSLDISHSFDLGQWLEKTTLNLGALVSYNQHADGTVADYAGWHNYELSTSVDYALTDQLTLSGIGIFSSGISSAAKEIIDTETAFALNLTFTF encoded by the coding sequence ATGAAAAAGGCAGGATTAGCGCTTGTTGCCGCCTTGATTCTGGGGTGCACTCTCGCCGCCCCGACTCAAGCCGCAATCGAAGTGGAAGGTGATGTTTACGTCGGACTCTGGGACAAATACCTCTGGCGCGGATTTGATCTCAGTGACGGCCGCCCGACCATCCAGGGCGGCATCGATCTGTCCATGGGCAACTGGACCCTGAGCACCTGGCACAACTGGCAGTTGTCCAGCGGACCGACCAAAAGCAGCGGCGAACTCAATGAAACCGACATCATCCTGACCTATGGCTTCGATGTCGGGGAAATGGTTTCGATGAGTATCGGCAATATCTGGTACTCCCTGGATAATGAAGAATTCGGTGTCTCCGAAGACACCAACGAGCTCTTCGTCACTGCCACCCTCAACACCATGCTTTCCCCCAACCTGAAAATATCGTGGGACTGGGATGCCGCTGAAGAGGACGGCCTTTTCTACAGCTTGGACATCAGCCACAGCTTCGATCTCGGCCAGTGGCTGGAAAAAACCACGCTCAATCTCGGCGCCCTGGTCTCCTACAACCAGCATGCCGACGGCACCGTTGCCGATTACGCCGGCTGGCACAACTACGAGCTGAGCACCAGTGTCGACTACGCGCTCACAGACCAACTGACCCTCAGCGGCATCGGCATCTTCTCCTCCGGCATCAGCAGCGCAGCCAAGGAGATCATCGATACCGAAACGGCCTTCGCTCTGAACCTGACCTTCACGTTCTGA